The following is a genomic window from Lysinibacillus sp. G4S2.
AATCAATCCTCCATTTTATTGTTAGACGAAATCACCTCTGCACTAGACCGTCAATCTGTCCAGGAAATCGAGACACTTATTGCTACAATCAATAAAAAATACAATGTCACAATAATTTGGATAACTCATAATTTACAGCAAGCATTAACAATCGGGCACTATACATGGGTCATGATGGACGGAGAGCTTATTGAAACAGGAAAAAGTTCCTTACTTAACGCACCTAAAAATCCACGTGTGGCTGAATTTGTACAAGGGGTGAATGCATGACATATACTACACTTTCCTTAACATTAATTTTTGTTTTAATCCCTCTACTACTGTCAAAAACCTTAAAGCTAGGACTTGAAAAAGATACAATCATTGCAACATTGCGCTCTATTATTCAACTCCTTGCAGTAGGATATATTTTAAAATTTGTTTTTGAGGCTCAAAGCTATCTTTATATTTTCCTCATGGTTGCGTTAATGATTTTAATAGCAACATTAAATGCTCGTAAAAAAGGGGCAGGTATTAAAGGAATTACTTGGAAAATAGCGCTAACTCTTATTGTGATAGAAGTTGTTACCCAAGGTGTTTTGCTCGGTTTCAATATTGTACCAGCAACTGCACAATATATTATTCCAATTAGTGGTATGATGATTGGTAACGCAATGGTATTGTCTATTTTATTTTTAAATCGTTTTACAGCAGAAATTACAAGTCATCATAATGAAATAGAGTTAATTTTATCGCTTGGAGGCACACCGAAACAAGCCATTCATAGACAGCTAATCAATGCTGTCAAAGCGAGTATGATTCCTACGATTGAGAGCCAAAAAACCATTGGTCTCGTTCAATTGCCGGGCATGATGAGCGGTCAAATAATTGGTGGTGCAGACCCTATCCA
Proteins encoded in this region:
- the fetB gene encoding iron export ABC transporter permease subunit FetB codes for the protein MTYTTLSLTLIFVLIPLLLSKTLKLGLEKDTIIATLRSIIQLLAVGYILKFVFEAQSYLYIFLMVALMILIATLNARKKGAGIKGITWKIALTLIVIEVVTQGVLLGFNIVPATAQYIIPISGMMIGNAMVLSILFLNRFTAEITSHHNEIELILSLGGTPKQAIHRQLINAVKASMIPTIESQKTIGLVQLPGMMSGQIIGGADPIQAVQFQLLIIFALLTTATLSSIMIGFLSYPALFNERMQILEMK